CTTTATTTTCGGGTGATCAGTATTCTCGCTCATATTATTCATGTGGTCATGTTTCAATCTTTTCCCCTTCTTTAATGAATGCTTTTTTACCGTAGGCTAAAACAAACTCTGTAAAGAAGTCCTCTAATATAGTACAAATTTTTATTAATAATAGTTGCTTAAGTGCTTCAGCCTTTGCCGGATAGGCGCTGCGCCATTTTCTTAAGCTCGCGGGCATAAATCTGCCGGTAGCTGCCGTTGCGGGTGGTGGTATCTGCCGCAGACAGAATAGGCCGCGCCTGCACCCGTGTGGCGGTTACGCGGGCTACCTGGGCAATGCGGTCATCGTCCCAATACCCTTTTAAGGCGCGCAGGCATTTGTAGATCAGTTCAGAATCTTCAGACTTGGCCTCTACCAGTTGCTCGGTGTAATACCCTATATTTTTCAGCACCGAGGTGTTGCTCATGTCCTGGTAATAATGCGGGAACAGCTCATGCCGCAGCATCTCATTGGCCGCCTGCTGTTGCAAAACAAACAGGTAGTCTTTCTGTGCGTTCTGCAAAAGCACACCTTTGATGTCAGCGTGTTTATCGGCCCAGTTGCTGCTTTCTGCATAGTCAGCCGATATACGGGCTATCTCTTCAAACGGATTGGGCGTCACCCCGGCCGGGGGTGTCAGGTTTTGGTACTTAGACCCTTTGGGATAAGTGATCTCATATTCCGGCTCTTTGGGTTTGGCCGCGGCTGCCTGTACCGAGTCTGGTTCAGACGCCGCCACAGATGTAGAATCTGAGTTGGTTTTCTCTTTTGTGGCCATGTCTCTAAGCATCTTCTCACAGGAAGATAGGCCCAGAACCATCATAAAAGCGCCTAGAAAAGCGGCCCCTCGGGGAAATGAAAATACCATTTAAAGATTGTAATACGCTTGCTAAAGCAACGCGGGAGGAACAAAAAATTATATCTGTTGCGCCTAAAGTAATACTTTAACTCAGTTAGTGGAAGAAAGTAGGTTAGAATCTTTATCCACGGGTTTATACACCCTCTTATCCACCGTGTTATCCACGTTCTGGTTTTCTTGAAGCCTGTTGCTCAGCTTGGTGAGTTCGCGGGCATAGATCTGCCGGTAATAGCCCGCCACGGTGGTTGTATCGTTGGAGACCGATGCGGTTACGGTCTGCACCTGTTGGGCCGTGGCCTTCGCCAGGTGGGCAATCTGTTTCTTAGGCCAATGTCCTTTCAAGGCCTGCAAGCCCATGTACACCAGCTTGGCATCGGCGGAGCCGGCTTCTACCAGTTGCTGCGTGTAAAAGCCAATGGCTTCCAGCATGTCTGGCTGCGTGGGGTCCTGGTAATAGTGCGGGAACAGTTCACGGCGCAGCATCTCATTGGCCGCCTGCTGCTGTATCACGAAGTAATAGTCTTCCTTCTCATACTTAGCCAGGAGCAGCCGCATGTCTGTGTCTTTGCCCGAGTAGTCACGCACGGGGCCGGTCTCCCGCACCAGGCGGGGCACTGCCAGAAATGGATTAGGCGTGACGCCGGGCGGCGGAGTCAGGTTCTGGTAAGGAGAGTTCTCTGGGTAGGTGATTTCCCACTGCGGTGCGGAGTGCTGCAGAGTTGCGTTAGTCGTACTTGCAGCTTGCATGGATTGGGTAGGAATGGAGGAATAGGCCGCCGCTCTTTCCCTGGCCGGCTCTAACCAGAACCGCTGCCAGGCCAGCAAGGCTATCCCGAACCCAATCAAACCAATATCAACCTTCAGGCTACTTCTCATGCTAAGACCCTTCCAAGTTTACATATCCTTTCCCTGCGCGGCATCCTTACCCTAAGATACGTTTTTTACCTGATTTCCATAAAACGGCTCTAAAACACCTTTAGTGTTCCCGCTCGTCATGCTCACCGGTTTCATAGCGGGTCTTTTCCATTTCCAACTGCTCGCGCTGGGCGGCCGTGAGCGGGGCCAGGTTCTTGAGGTCGGGTTGGCCGGCGTTCACCCAGGCAGTGTACCAGTAACTGGCCACCATGTGCACCGCCAGCCGCATCTGCCGTTCCACCTGCCCGTGCAGCCCCTGGTGGTACCCTCGGCTGAAATCACGGGAATACACTTTAACGGTAGTGGCTCCGCGCTCTTCGATGCTGTATTTTTTATCCTGGGGCAGGGTCTGGGTGAGTTGGCGCTCCACAGAGAAAACGCTGTCCAGGGCGGCATGCGAGCGGGCCACAATTTCCCAGGCGGTGTTGCCAGGATTCTTGAGATACTGGGCCTGCCCTAGAAAGAAATCATAGTCTTGGCTCCAGAGTTCCGGCAACCTGCTTTCCCAGAGGCCATGGATGCCGCGCTGGTTGGTGAACTGGCCATTGTAGTTGCGGGTGGTATGCAAAGGCACGCAGGCATCTGCCAGGTAATGCCCCAGCTCCGCGGAGACTCTGAGAATGCGTTGCAGGTCATGTTGCTTGAAGGCCTCGGTGAGTTGGTATTGCATGAAGTTGATGTGCCAGGGCACGATGCCATGCCGCTGCAAGGTGTCTAAGGGTATTATTTTAAGCGCCTCTTCCCAGCGCCGGGGCAGTTTCTGCAGCGCACTGTCGCCGTACACATCTAAATCTATAAAGTGCCTCGCCCCTTCCTCAGGTACTGCGTAGCGCCGCTTATCCGGGGCCACGGCCTGCTCTGTGATGTAGGGCAGGTGCTGTTTGTAGAAGCCTATCATCTCCGGGGGCAACGTGAATACCGCCTGCCGGTTGATGCGCTGGTGCGCGTAGAAGCCCCAGGAGAAAGCGGTAGTAGTAGCCGCTAAGAGCAGAGAGAAGAGGAGCAGGGTTCTTCGCATGGAGCGTTATACGATTAGAGCCATCAGGAGATAGTCTTTTCTTCTCTCAAGAAAAGACTATAACCATTATTCCGGCCTATATTTAGAACATCGGAACCCTTTAATGTAAAATTGCATTCCTTTAAATCATCTTCCCCTTTTCATGAGAATTAAAATAGATGTACAACAATCAATCAAAAGCAGAAGATTAAAAGTTATTCATCGAGGATACTCATACTTATTCCATTCTTTTATATTCCTTCTTCTTACTACAGTTTTAATATTAACCGGAATACTTTTCCCGGTATCTCTCCTGGTTCAAAACAAAATAGAAGACAATGTTGCCTTTTTAATTGTCTTTTCACCTTTTATTTTCTTAGGGCTTACCTCTCTACATTCTCTCTTATTTGACAATTACCTAACCCGAATAAAAGGCCTTGACCAAGAAAGGAACCGGGAATTGATGAGAAGTATTTTAGAAGGTAGATTTCGTGTGCATATCAACCCTGACCACACCAGCATTCTTAGAATTCACAAGCCACCAACTTTCTGGAAATTCGGAATGCGGGTCATCGTTATTTTCCACGACACCAATATCTATATCAACATTTCCAGGTTCAATTATAGAGGCCTAAAGTCTATTTTTCATTTGTGGTACGATTACTTAAAGATTAGAAGCATTAGCAGAGAGTTTGATAAACAAACCTGGAAGAAGATATAAAGCTTCTGCCCTACTGGCGCGAGTCTTCAGACTCGTGACTTGGGATAATGGGTAGTCTGGAGACTACCCTCGCTGCGTAGCAGCGACCCCACGTCTGCTAGTCAATTGCCCTTTGCCAGTGGTTGCCCGTGAGTCTTCAGACTCACTTCATCCTTCGTCACGAGTCTGAAGACTCGCGCCAGTTAGTTTATTTAGAACCTCACTGGTGTTCCTGTATCAAGCCTCTTTTCCTCAAAACACCCCAAAAACAAAGAACCCTCCCGGAAGCATCAGTTCCAGAAGGGTTCTTTTATATTATATAACAGTAGGTACTCTGTCTAACGTATTTGCAGGCTTACCGTTTGCCTAAACCGGCGAATTTCATGCGGTAATCGGCGTCTACCTCACCTTTGGAAATTTTGGTGAGGCGGCCTTTGAGCAGGCGTTTTTTGAGGGCCGAGAGGTGGTCGGTGAAGAGGATGCCTTCAATGTGGTCATACTCGTGCTGGATCACGCGGGCGGTCACGTCATCAAAGTCATCTTCGCGCAGGGTCCAGGTCTCGTCATAGTACCGGATCTTGATGTTTTCCTGGCGCCACACTTCCTCGCGTACGCCGGGTATGCTCAGGCAGCCTTCGTCAAAGGCCCACTCGTCGCCGCTTTCCTCTACTATCACGGGGTTGATGAACGCCCGTTTTACACCTTTTTCTTCTTCGCCCTCGTCCATGAACGGCTTGGAGTCAATCACAAACAGCCGGATGCTTTTGCCAATCTGGGGGGCGGCCAGGCCTACGCCATGGGCGAAGTACATGGTCTCAAACATATCGGCAATGAGTTTGTCCAGCTCGGGGTAATCTTTGGCTATATCCTGGGCCTTGGTGCGCAGCACCGGATCGCCGTAGGCAACAATAGGGTAAATCATAGGTATTGCTTGCTCTCTAAATAACTCTGTAAAATAATGGTGGCGCTTATCTTGTCCACGGTGGCCTTGTTGGCCCGCGCTTTCTTGCCCAAGCCCATGTCTATCATGGTCTGGAAGGCCATGCGCGAGGTAAAGCGTTCATCATGAGTGGTCACCTTTAAACCCGGAAACAGCTTTTGAAGTTTCCTCACGAAGCCCACCACGTGCTGGGTGTTATTGGTGTCTGAGCTGTCCAAATGTTTGGGCATGCCAATGACCACCTCGTCTACCTCTTCCTTCTGGAAATAATTGGCCAAGAACGCCAGCACATCTTGGGCGTGCACCGTGTCCAGCGCCGAGGCAATGAGTTGTAGGGGGTCTGTCACCGCCAGCCCCACTCGCTTTACCCCGTAATCTATGGACAAAATTCGCCCCATGGTTTTTTCGTTTTAACACTGTTTTCAGGAAAATAGCCCAAAAACGGCGCCGGGGCCTGGGGCAGGTGATGGTACCTGCTTGTAAAGCCCTGACAAAGGTAGCTATTATTCTTAAAACCTGTCCGGCACCGGAGCCTGACCGCTTTTACCCAATTACTCTTTTGCCTACCTTAGTGGGTGAAACGAACTTCTCATCCATGTCCCTGACCTCTTCCCGCCGGTCAATCCGGCTTTCTTTGCTGGCTCTCTTTCTCTGGAGCCTCTCATTGCCCGCCTTTGCCCAGGCAGATTTACAGAAACTGGACGCTTATTACCAGAAGGCCCTTAAAGACTGGAACGTGCCGGGCATGGCCATCGCCATTGTCAAGAACGACTCGGTGGTATTTGCCAAAGGCTACGGCGTGCGCGACCAGGAAAAAGGAGGAACCGTAGACGCCAACACCCTCTTCGGGATTGCCTCCAACTCCAAGGCCTACACAGCCGCGGCGCTGGGCATGCTGGTAGACGAAGGCAAGCTGAGCTGGGACGACAAGGTGGTCAAATACCTTCCCTATCTGCAGCTCTATGACCCATACATGACGCAGAACCTGAACATACGTGACCTCCTGAGCCACCGCGTGGGCCTGCAGACTTTCTCCGGGGATCTGCTCTGGTACAACACCACCTACAGCCGCAAAGAGATTCTGCAGCGCGCCCGCTACCTGCAACCCACCTACCCATTCAGGGGCGGCTACGGGTACTCCAACCTCATGTTCATCGCCGCCGGCGAGGTGATAGAAGCCGTGTCGGGCAAGACCTGGGAGCAGTTTATCCAGGAGCGTTTCTTCAAACCGCTGGGCATGACCCGTTCTTATATTTCGGTGAATCAATTGAAGGGGCTAGACAATGTAGCTGCACCGCACGGCAACCCTGCCAAAGAAGGCGACACACCGGTACCCACCGTGCTTACCGCCTGGGACAACTGGAACCCGGCCGCCGGTATTTTCACCAGCGTAACCCAAGATGCCCAGTGGCTGAAACTGCAATTGAACCGGGGTACCTACAAAGGCCAGCGCCTGTTCTCTGAGGCCGTGAGCCACACCATGTGGACCATGCACAACGCTACCCCGGTCTCGCGGCAGGCCGAAGTCAGCAACCCTACCACCCACTTCAGCGGGGCGGGCCTGGGATGGATGCTCAACGACTACCAGGGGCGCAAGATAGTGTCACACAGCGGGGGCCATGAGGGTATGAACAGCCGCACGCTGCTGGTACCCGAAGAAAAGCTGGGCATTGTGATCCTGACCAACAGCATGAGCAGCATCACGGCCCCGCTCGCCAATTACACCGTGGACCAGTTCCTGGGCATTGCCAATGGCCGTGACTGGAGCCAGTACAGCCTGGACCTGGCCGCTAAAAACCGCGAAGCCCAGAAAACCGCCGAAGCCAAAAAGCCCAAAGTAAAACTGCCCAAAGCCAAACTTACCCGCGACCTGAGCGCCTACGCCGGCACCTATACCAGTCCACTTTACGGCAACGCCACGGTGGCGGTACAGAACGGTAAACTGGTGCTGAGCCTGGCCGCGGCGCCGGCGCTGGGCGGAGAACTTAGCCTTTGGCAACCAGACATCTTTGACCTGGCCTGGAAAAACAACTTCGCGCTGCTCACCCCCACCAAAGCCCGCTTTCTGCCCGGACCAGACGGCACCATTCAGGAACTGCGCCTGGACGCCAACAACCCAGACTTCCATTTCTCTGAACTGGAGTTCACGCGGGTGAAACTATAGAAGAAGCTTGCACTGTGCCCGCCAGGCTAACAGAACCCTGCTTTCCAGGCGGGGTTCTGTTTTAGGGCCGTTTTTTGAAAAACAGATTAAAAACGGGAAAGGCTGTAAGTTTTCACCTTTCCCCACGACTCATGCAGCGCCCCCTGGCTAACCGGCAGTTGCTGGCGCTTGCCTTTATTTCACTTAGGTAGAGGAACCTTTTATAGCTAAGAATTGTGCAAGCAATTCCTAGGTTAAGTCCTTACAATTCGGCTTTCAAACAACACAAACACTTTTAAGCATGTCAAAAAAGACTACTCTGGCCATTTTGCTGGCCGCCGCTATGCTTACCCAGGCACAGGCGCAGACGCAGAAAAAGGCCGTTCCGGCCAAAAAGGCCACTACTACCGCTGCCGCCTCCCAGAAAGGCACCCGCAAACTGGAGACCGTGACCCGCAAGCCCGGCGATCTGGTGATCCCGTACGAGAAATACCAGTTGCCTAACGGGCTTACCGTGGTGGTACATGAAGACCATTCAGACCCAATTGTGCACGTAGACGTGACCTACCACGTAGGCTCGGCCCGCGAAGAGGTAGGCAAGTCTGGCTTCGCGCACTTCTTTGAGCACATGATGTTCCAGGGCTCAGACAACGTGGCCGATGAGGAACACTTCAAGATTGTTTCTGAGGCCGGCGGAACCCTGAACGGATCTACCAACCGTGATCGCACCAACTACTATGAAACGGTTCCCAGCAATCAGTTAGAGACGGCCATATGGCTTGAGGCTGACCGCATGGGCTTCCTGCTGGACGCCGTAACCCAGAAGAAATTTGAGGTGCAGCGCGAGACCGTGAAAAACGAGCGTGGTCAGAATTATGACAACCGCCCTTACGGCCTCACTTATGAGAAAACCTCTGCCGCCCTTTACCCTTACGGCCACCCGTATTCCTGGACCACCATTGGGTACATTGAAGACCTGAACCGCGTAAACGTAAACGACCTCAAGAACTTCTTCCTGCGCTGGTACGGCCCCAACAACGCTACCCTTACCGTGGGTGGTGACGTGACCCCGGCCCAGGTGGTGAAATTGGCTGAGAAATACTTTGGGGCTATTCCTAAAGGACCAGAGGTGAAGAACATGAAACTGGCGGCGCCCGTTCTGGCCCAGGACCGTTACCTCTCTTACGAGGACAACGTGCGGTTCCCGATGGTGCAGATTACCATGCCTACCGTACCTGCCAATCACCCAGATGAGCCGGCCTTAGATGTGCTTTCTAACATCATTGGCGGTGGCAGAACCTCTATCATCTACCAGAACATGGTAAAAACGCAGAAGGCCAACCAGGCCGGCGCGTACCATTCTACCTCTGAGCTGGCTGGCGAATTTACGCTATCTGCCCGCGTGCTTCCTACCCAGAACCTGGCTGACGCTGAGGAACAACTGCGTGACGCCATTGCCGAGTTTGAGAAAAAAGGCGTCACCGATGAGGATATTGCCCGCTTCAAGGCTTCTTATGAGTCTGGTGTGATCAACAGAATGTCCAGCGTGTCTGGCAAGACCTCTACCCTGGCCGCCAACCAGTTCATGACCGGCAACCCTAACTTCCTGGTAAAGGAAAGACAGGCGGTAATGGCCGTGACCAAAGCCGATGTGCAGCGCGTGTACAACCAGTACATTAAAGGCAAGAAAGCGGTTATCCTGAGCGTAGTGCCTAAAGGAAAAGGCGAGTTAGTGGCCAAGGCCGATAACTTCAAGGTGAACCCAGCAGGTTACAAAGCCCCGGCAGACCAGTACTCCGGCCTGAAATACGTAAAAGCCCAGGACACCTTTGACCGCAGCAAGCGCCCAGGTGCTGGTGCTGTTCCTTCTATCACGGTTCCGCCGTTCTGGAAAGAAAGCCTGGCCAACGGCATTAAGGTGATAGGTGCTAAGAGTGACGAGGTACCAACCGTAACGTTACTGTTCACCCTGCAAGGCGGCCACAAGCTGGAGGCCAATGACCCTTCCAAAGCAGGTGTGGCTTCTTTGACAGCCTCTATGCTGAACGAGTCTTCCCAGAAAATGACGGCTGAGCAAATCAGCACCGAGCTGGAGAAATTGGGCTCTTCCATTGGGTTTGGCAGTGGTTCTGAAAGCATGACCGTGTCTGTGCAGTCACAGGTGAAAAACCTGGACGCCACCCTGGCCCTGCTGGAGGAGCGCATGTTCCGTCCTAAATTTGATGCCGCTGATTTTGACCGGTTGAAGAAACAAAGACTGGAAGCCATCAAGAGCCAGAGCACTCAGGCCACTACGGTAGCTGACAACGTGTACAACAAAATGCTCTACGGCGAAGGCAACATCCGCGCGATTCCGGTAACCGGCACCGTGCAAACCGTAGAGAACATCACCCTGGATGACGTGAAGAAATTCTACGCGAACTACTTCTCGCCAAGCGTGACCAACCTGGTGATTGTAGGTGATGTGGAGCAAAAGCAGATCATGCCTAAGCTGGCTTTCCTGAACAAGTGGGCGCCTAAGCCGGTGACCATGCCTTCAGACTTCAAGACAGCCGGTATAGACAAGACCAAGATCTTTATTGTAGACAAAGAGAAAGCCGCCCAGTCTGAGATCAGAATCGGGTACATGGCCTTGCCGTATGACGCCACCGGAGAATACTACAAAGCCGGTTTGATGAACTACGTGTTGGGTGGGGCTTTCAACAGCCGCATTAACCTGAACCTGCGCGAAGACAAAGGCTACACCTACGGCGCCCGCTCCGGCTTCTCCGGAACCGAGGAAGCTGGTCCGTTCACCGCTTCAGCAGGGGTTCGTTCCAATGCTTCAGATGCCTCTGTAGTGGAGTTCATGAAGGAGATCAAGCGTTTCAGAGAAGAAGGAATCACCGATGAGGAACTGGCATTCATGAAGAAGGCTATTGGCCAGTCAGATGCCCGCCGCTATGAGACCTCTTTCCAGAAGGCTGCGTTCCTGAACAACATCCTGCGCTATAACCTGACGCCAGACTACGTGGCTAAGCAGAACGAGATCCTGCAGAACATCACCAAAGAGGAAATCAACACCCTGGCCAAAAAGTACCTGCCCGTTGACAACATGAGCATCATGCTGGTAGGTGACAAAGCCGCTATCAAACCAGGCCTGGAGAAACTAGGCTATGAGGTGGTAGAAATGGACGCTGAAGGTAGCGTGATCATGGCCAAGGCCGACGCCCCGGCAGCAGCCCCAGAGGTGAAGAAAGAGGAGCCCAAGAAAGACCGCAAAGCCAAAGTACAGGGCAAGATCCTTTAGTGCTTAACACACTAGCCGGCTAACCCCGGCAGAGAATACGTTTTAAAGGCGTTTTCGGGAAAACACCCCGGAAACGCCTTTTTTCATGCCCTGTTTTTCCTGAATGTTAATACTGGTTATGAGCGGGTTACCTCTTCGCCCTGGCGGAATCAATAAGAAAAGGGACAACGCCATGAACAGATTCCTTTCCTTCTGTACCGCTATTTTCCTGTGGCTAGGTTTCACAGCCTGTTCCTCAGAGCCTGCTCTCCAGTTTGAAAACCCGCAGCCCCTTAACGCCCCGGAGTTGCAAGAATTCCCCGCAGCCCTGCAAGGTGAGTACCAAGACCCGAAAGACAGCACCATCCTTCTGGTCACCGCCACGGCTGTTATCCAAAAGGTACGGTTTGAGGTCCCTACCTCCATTCAGGAAATGGATAAAGATTCCATTCCTTATCAGGTGAAAAATGACACGTTCTACTCTTCTGACTCGCCGGAAGGGTTACCCGTTCTGCGCAGCACGCCCGATTCCCTTTTTCTGCTGGTCACCCTCACAGACACGCTCTTTGTGCAGAATGCCGCGCACCGGTTGCGCAAGTGGAAAGGAGCCTATTTCATGAACCAGCAACTGGCCCCAAACCGTTGGAAAGTCTTGTGCCTGAAACCTGTGGGCAGAAAGAAAATCCAGCTTTTATACCTGAATGATTCTGTGGATTTGGTCAAGATGCAGGAGATACTTACGCTGCGGAAAGAAGAGAAAATTTACCTGGCCAACCCATCGCAAAAAGAGCTGCGCAAGTTCTTACGCCAGGGCGGCTTCCGGAAACGGGAAACTTTTACCCGTGTGCCGCCAAGCCAAGTTCCCAAGGAAAAGTCTGGCATCTAAAGTCACATAAAGCATACTCCCCATCTTTGGTCAGGAATAGGATTTCTGTTTTAGGCCTGTTTTCTCAAAAACAGGCTTAAAACAGAAATACCAGAAACTTCCTTAGAAGCTTTTCCTTAGCTGCAGGCCGCCGTAGAAATTTCGGCCCGGGGCCGCCTGGAAATACCGCCCGCCGAAGCCGTTCAAATCATTACCCAGGCTGTAGTCTTTATCCGTGGCATTGTCCAGCCCACCGTACAGGTCCAGGTGCCAGGTCTGGTGGAACGTGCGCCTGAAGCCGGCCCGGGCACCCAGAATGAAATAGTCAGGGGCGTACACGGTATTGGCGTCGTTCAGGGGAATCTCAGCGGTGTAATTGGCGGTGGCGTTGAGGTAAAGGCCTAGTTTGCTTTCTACGTCAAGACCTGCCACGGCCACGTGCGAGGCGGTACCGGTGAGGCGGTTACCCGAGAAGTCATTCTCGTTTTGGCGGTAGTCCAGGAACCGGAAGCGGTTATAGGTATAGGTGCCCCACACCTTCACTAATGGCAGGGCGGCCTCAGGAGCTTTTACCACGTCATACCCCAGCGCCACCTCTACCCCCTGCTGCCGCGTGGCGCCGGCATTGGCGAATACCACCACCCCTGAGGAAGTGGTGCGGCTCACAATGGTTTCCTTCAGCTTAAAATGGAACCCTACCACATCAAAGGTTAGACGTTGGTTGAGCAGACTGCCCCGTACCCCGGCTTCATAGTTCAGCCCGCGCTCGGGCTGCAGGGCGGTGTTCAGGCTACCGTCAGAGGGGCGCACCTCTGCCTCCGTGGGCGGAGAGAAACCGGCACTCACGCTGGCATGCGCCGACAAGGCCGGCAAAATCACTTTTACTAACCCTACGCGTGGCGAGAACTGCGTGTCAAAACTCCGGCGCTGCCGATAGGCGTCAGGTCTTGTGGCGGCGTCCGAAACCCGGGTAATGTCATACTTCAGCGTGTTCAGGCTGGCTCCTAAGGTTAACAGAAATTCCAAAGGTAAATCAAGTTCGGCCTGCCCGAAGACAAATCCTTCGTTCACGGCCACCTCATCGTCATAATTCAGCTTGCCGGGCGTGCCTTTGGCGTTCACGTACTGCCGGGCATTCACAAACCTGTGCTGGGCCTCGGCACCCAGGGAAAACCGGGCGGGCAGGTTGGCTATTTGCGTGCGGTAGGTAGTGCGGGAGCGGCCTCCAAAACTCTGGTTCAGGTTGCGTTCATAATCCGTCACGAAGGGGTGGTTGAGGAAACTGAACACGCCAAACAATGAGGTGGTATTGCTCCAGCGGTCGTTGAACTGGTAGGTATACACCAAACCTAGGTTCAGGCCTTCCACGTTAAGCGACGCATTCTGGTCTTTGTTTAGTTGACGGGCCGCCCGTGGGTTGGCGTCAAACTGGGCCTGGGTCAGTGCGCCGGGCAATTCATAGAACAGGTCTGAGTACAGCGCATGAAAAGACAGAGTTTGCTTCTGGGTGGGGTAAAACTGGCCCGAGAGCAGGAGCGTCTCTCGGTCCATGGCGCTTTGCTCGCGGTAGCCATCCAGGGTCTGGCGGTCATAGCGCAACAGCAGGTTAGATTTCTCTGAGGCCACGCTGGCGGCGGCAAACCCGCGGCGCAAGCCATAAGAACCTACCAGGCCACCGGCCATCACGCTGCTCTCCTGGGGCTTTACCGTTTCCAGCAGAATGGTGCCCCCGGTCCCGGCCCCGTACACGCTGCCCGCCGGACCTTTCAATACTTCCACATGGCCAATGGTGGCGGCATCCAGCATGTTCAAAGGAATGGTTCCGTTGGCTTCTACCAACGGTATTTCATTGAGGTACACTTTCACGTTGCGCACGCCGTAAGGCGCCCGCAGGCTACTTCCCCTAATGGAAATGCGGTAGCTGGCCGTGGCCCTTTCTTCCATGCGCACGCCCGGCAAGGTATTGAGCGCCGGCACCAGCGTGGTCTGCGGAAACCGTTCCAGGTCGCGGGTGGTCAACAGCCCAATGGCCCCGGCGGTTTTCTGGAGCGGCCGGTTGGTTTCATAGCCTCGCACCACCACTTCCTGCAAGGCTACGGCCAGCGGCTCCAGCATTACCACCAGCTCGCTTTTGCCCGGCGGCGCGACCAGCCTTTGCGCCCGGTGCGAGGTGGTGCGCTGCACCAGCAGAGAGTCAAAGCGGGAGGCCAGCAAAAGTTGGAAAGCCCCTTCTGCATCAGCAAGCACCCGGTTCCCGGTTCGGATATCCGTTACCACGGCCCCGGCCAACGGCTGCTGCGAGCGGGCATCCAATACCCGACCAGTCACGGTGACCTGCGCGAAGGCGGGCAGAAAAGTAAGCAGGAACAGAAAGGTAAAAAGGTATTTCATAGGTGTGTTTGTCATAAGAAGGAAGCCCGGCCTTAGGTCGAAGACCATTAAAGCCATCCTGCAAAGCTAGAAAAAACGAAGGATGGGCTTGCGGCAACTACCGCTGAAAACGGATAGAAGCCCTGATTGTTTTAGCATCCATAAGCGAGGCAAGCATCATTTGAAAAGTGGTGGTGCTCACCTTGCCTAAACGCAGTTCTTCCCGCTAAAAAAGCCTGGCCTTAAAATGCACTTG
This Rufibacter radiotolerans DNA region includes the following protein-coding sequences:
- a CDS encoding zinc dependent phospholipase C family protein; this encodes MRRTLLLFSLLLAATTTAFSWGFYAHQRINRQAVFTLPPEMIGFYKQHLPYITEQAVAPDKRRYAVPEEGARHFIDLDVYGDSALQKLPRRWEEALKIIPLDTLQRHGIVPWHINFMQYQLTEAFKQHDLQRILRVSAELGHYLADACVPLHTTRNYNGQFTNQRGIHGLWESRLPELWSQDYDFFLGQAQYLKNPGNTAWEIVARSHAALDSVFSVERQLTQTLPQDKKYSIEERGATTVKVYSRDFSRGYHQGLHGQVERQMRLAVHMVASYWYTAWVNAGQPDLKNLAPLTAAQREQLEMEKTRYETGEHDEREH
- the def gene encoding peptide deformylase gives rise to the protein MIYPIVAYGDPVLRTKAQDIAKDYPELDKLIADMFETMYFAHGVGLAAPQIGKSIRLFVIDSKPFMDEGEEEKGVKRAFINPVIVEESGDEWAFDEGCLSIPGVREEVWRQENIKIRYYDETWTLREDDFDDVTARVIQHEYDHIEGILFTDHLSALKKRLLKGRLTKISKGEVDADYRMKFAGLGKR
- the ruvX gene encoding Holliday junction resolvase RuvX, giving the protein MGRILSIDYGVKRVGLAVTDPLQLIASALDTVHAQDVLAFLANYFQKEEVDEVVIGMPKHLDSSDTNNTQHVVGFVRKLQKLFPGLKVTTHDERFTSRMAFQTMIDMGLGKKARANKATVDKISATIILQSYLESKQYL
- a CDS encoding serine hydrolase produces the protein MSLTSSRRSIRLSLLALFLWSLSLPAFAQADLQKLDAYYQKALKDWNVPGMAIAIVKNDSVVFAKGYGVRDQEKGGTVDANTLFGIASNSKAYTAAALGMLVDEGKLSWDDKVVKYLPYLQLYDPYMTQNLNIRDLLSHRVGLQTFSGDLLWYNTTYSRKEILQRARYLQPTYPFRGGYGYSNLMFIAAGEVIEAVSGKTWEQFIQERFFKPLGMTRSYISVNQLKGLDNVAAPHGNPAKEGDTPVPTVLTAWDNWNPAAGIFTSVTQDAQWLKLQLNRGTYKGQRLFSEAVSHTMWTMHNATPVSRQAEVSNPTTHFSGAGLGWMLNDYQGRKIVSHSGGHEGMNSRTLLVPEEKLGIVILTNSMSSITAPLANYTVDQFLGIANGRDWSQYSLDLAAKNREAQKTAEAKKPKVKLPKAKLTRDLSAYAGTYTSPLYGNATVAVQNGKLVLSLAAAPALGGELSLWQPDIFDLAWKNNFALLTPTKARFLPGPDGTIQELRLDANNPDFHFSELEFTRVKL
- a CDS encoding M16 family metallopeptidase produces the protein MSKKTTLAILLAAAMLTQAQAQTQKKAVPAKKATTTAAASQKGTRKLETVTRKPGDLVIPYEKYQLPNGLTVVVHEDHSDPIVHVDVTYHVGSAREEVGKSGFAHFFEHMMFQGSDNVADEEHFKIVSEAGGTLNGSTNRDRTNYYETVPSNQLETAIWLEADRMGFLLDAVTQKKFEVQRETVKNERGQNYDNRPYGLTYEKTSAALYPYGHPYSWTTIGYIEDLNRVNVNDLKNFFLRWYGPNNATLTVGGDVTPAQVVKLAEKYFGAIPKGPEVKNMKLAAPVLAQDRYLSYEDNVRFPMVQITMPTVPANHPDEPALDVLSNIIGGGRTSIIYQNMVKTQKANQAGAYHSTSELAGEFTLSARVLPTQNLADAEEQLRDAIAEFEKKGVTDEDIARFKASYESGVINRMSSVSGKTSTLAANQFMTGNPNFLVKERQAVMAVTKADVQRVYNQYIKGKKAVILSVVPKGKGELVAKADNFKVNPAGYKAPADQYSGLKYVKAQDTFDRSKRPGAGAVPSITVPPFWKESLANGIKVIGAKSDEVPTVTLLFTLQGGHKLEANDPSKAGVASLTASMLNESSQKMTAEQISTELEKLGSSIGFGSGSESMTVSVQSQVKNLDATLALLEERMFRPKFDAADFDRLKKQRLEAIKSQSTQATTVADNVYNKMLYGEGNIRAIPVTGTVQTVENITLDDVKKFYANYFSPSVTNLVIVGDVEQKQIMPKLAFLNKWAPKPVTMPSDFKTAGIDKTKIFIVDKEKAAQSEIRIGYMALPYDATGEYYKAGLMNYVLGGAFNSRINLNLREDKGYTYGARSGFSGTEEAGPFTASAGVRSNASDASVVEFMKEIKRFREEGITDEELAFMKKAIGQSDARRYETSFQKAAFLNNILRYNLTPDYVAKQNEILQNITKEEINTLAKKYLPVDNMSIMLVGDKAAIKPGLEKLGYEVVEMDAEGSVIMAKADAPAAAPEVKKEEPKKDRKAKVQGKIL
- a CDS encoding class I SAM-dependent methyltransferase, which codes for MNRFLSFCTAIFLWLGFTACSSEPALQFENPQPLNAPELQEFPAALQGEYQDPKDSTILLVTATAVIQKVRFEVPTSIQEMDKDSIPYQVKNDTFYSSDSPEGLPVLRSTPDSLFLLVTLTDTLFVQNAAHRLRKWKGAYFMNQQLAPNRWKVLCLKPVGRKKIQLLYLNDSVDLVKMQEILTLRKEEKIYLANPSQKELRKFLRQGGFRKRETFTRVPPSQVPKEKSGI